A DNA window from Sulfitobacter sp. BSw21498 contains the following coding sequences:
- a CDS encoding TRAP transporter small permease: MSHGVQSHSALGRIVNELEETAIALILGLMTLITFINVVLRYGFNTGIIWGLEAVTFLFAWLVLFGMSYAVKVTAHLGVDAVVNLFSLPKRRILALVVAVICVVYAALLMKGAWDYWAPFAGLDATTGRWFPTGFADSRDQAWYETVDIPMPDWLRFIEPIMNEGETYGKLPRFIPYFMLPFGMALLLFRFVQAGLRVLNGQATALIVSHEAEDDIEAVKHMNAES; this comes from the coding sequence ATGTCACATGGTGTTCAATCTCATTCTGCGCTCGGGCGCATCGTCAACGAGCTTGAGGAAACGGCGATTGCCCTCATCCTTGGCCTGATGACCCTCATCACCTTTATCAACGTCGTCCTGCGCTATGGTTTTAACACCGGCATCATCTGGGGATTGGAGGCAGTGACGTTTCTGTTCGCCTGGCTGGTCCTGTTCGGCATGAGCTATGCGGTCAAGGTCACGGCGCATCTGGGGGTCGACGCGGTCGTAAACCTGTTTTCGCTGCCCAAACGTCGGATTCTGGCGCTGGTCGTAGCGGTGATCTGTGTGGTCTATGCCGCGTTGCTGATGAAGGGCGCGTGGGATTACTGGGCGCCGTTCGCGGGGCTGGATGCCACCACCGGCCGCTGGTTCCCCACAGGTTTTGCCGATAGCCGCGATCAGGCGTGGTATGAAACCGTCGATATCCCAATGCCGGACTGGCTGCGCTTTATCGAGCCGATCATGAACGAGGGCGAAACCTACGGCAAACTGCCACGGTTCATCCCCTATTTCATGCTGCCCTTCGGCATGGCGCTGTTGCTGTTCCGTTTCGTTCAGGCCGGTTTGCGTGTCCTTAACGGGCAGGCCACAGCGCTGATCGTTAGTCACGAGGCCGAAGATGATATCGAAGCCGTCAAACACATGAACGCGGAGTCCTAA
- a CDS encoding cytochrome P450 — MKTLNLSPLDPEFVQNPYAAYAQARADGPVLFWQDYGMLAAFDAATVQALLRDRRLGREVPADQRQPTPDHMRDFYAVENQSMLELEPPTHTRLRGLVLRAFTSRRIAGLAPEIEEIAQGLLDDLPKGEPFDLIPAFCTQLPVRIIARLLGVPEEMWPDLLRWSNDMVAVYQIGRTRATEEAANTAAADFTAFLRRYVDERRQDPRDDLITQLIAAEEDGEKLSTDALIGTCILLLNAGHEATVHALGNGIACLLAHNTPVSALAPDTINATVEEILRYDPPLHVFERFAYEDIELGEVTLEKGKKIALVLGAAGRDPALYDQPDVFDPARPAKAHAAFGGGLHFCVGAPLARLEMQIALRALFDHAPNLQLAEAPRFANTYHFHKLERMMVTV, encoded by the coding sequence ATGAAAACGCTGAACCTTTCCCCGCTTGATCCCGAATTCGTCCAAAACCCCTATGCCGCCTATGCGCAGGCCCGTGCGGATGGCCCTGTGCTGTTCTGGCAGGACTATGGCATGTTGGCTGCCTTTGACGCAGCCACGGTGCAGGCGCTGCTGCGCGACCGACGTTTGGGCCGCGAGGTCCCCGCCGACCAGCGCCAGCCGACACCTGACCACATGCGCGACTTTTACGCGGTAGAAAACCAGTCGATGCTCGAGCTGGAGCCGCCGACCCACACCCGTCTGCGCGGCCTGGTGCTGCGCGCCTTTACCTCGCGCCGGATCGCCGGCCTCGCCCCCGAGATCGAAGAGATCGCGCAAGGCTTACTGGACGATCTGCCCAAGGGCGAACCGTTTGATCTGATCCCCGCATTCTGCACCCAGCTTCCTGTGCGCATTATCGCGCGGCTGCTTGGCGTGCCCGAAGAGATGTGGCCCGACCTCCTGCGCTGGTCCAACGATATGGTTGCGGTCTATCAGATTGGCCGCACCCGGGCGACCGAAGAGGCTGCCAATACCGCCGCCGCCGATTTCACCGCCTTTCTGCGGCGCTATGTCGACGAGCGTCGCCAAGACCCGCGTGACGACCTGATCACCCAGTTGATCGCCGCTGAAGAGGATGGCGAAAAGCTGAGCACCGATGCGCTGATCGGCACCTGCATTCTGCTGCTGAATGCGGGCCACGAGGCGACGGTGCATGCGCTTGGCAATGGGATCGCCTGTCTATTGGCACACAACACCCCTGTCAGCGCGCTTGCACCCGATACGATCAATGCCACGGTCGAAGAGATCCTGCGCTACGACCCGCCGCTGCATGTGTTCGAACGTTTCGCCTACGAGGATATCGAACTGGGCGAAGTCACGCTTGAAAAAGGCAAGAAAATCGCACTGGTGCTGGGGGCCGCGGGCCGCGATCCCGCGCTATACGACCAGCCCGATGTGTTCGACCCCGCCCGTCCGGCCAAGGCACATGCGGCCTTTGGCGGCGGCTTGCATTTCTGCGTCGGCGCGCCGCTGGCACGGCTGGAAATGCAGATCGCGCTGCGTGCGCTTTTTGACCATGCGCCGAACCTGCAACTGGCCGAAGCACCGCGCTTTGCCAACACCTACCACTTTCACAAGCTCGAACGGATGATGGTGACGGTCTAG
- a CDS encoding DctP family TRAP transporter solute-binding subunit, giving the protein MKFLTTTLVAMTLSVSAGAVAAACDDGEVVIKLSHVTNSDRHPKGIAASLLEQRVNDEMNGKACMEVFPNSTLYNDDQVLEALLQGDVQMAAPSLSKFEQFTKQFRIFDLPFMFKDINAVDEFQNSDTGVAMKESMTRRGLRGLAFWHNGMKQMSANKALNVPSDANGLKFRVQNSDVLKAQMAAMGASPQPMAFSEVYGALQTGVVDGQENTWSNIYGQKFFEVQDGTTETNHGVLDYMLVTSTDWWDSLDADVRDQLATIVQEVTETRNAESSKVNAEAKQAIIDAGGVVRELDAAQREEWVSAMKPVWEEFTADVGQENIDEAQAINAKH; this is encoded by the coding sequence ATGAAATTCCTGACAACCACTCTGGTGGCAATGACGCTGTCCGTAAGCGCTGGTGCTGTTGCTGCGGCCTGTGATGATGGCGAAGTCGTCATCAAGCTGAGCCACGTGACCAACAGCGACCGCCACCCAAAAGGTATCGCCGCATCCCTGCTGGAACAGCGCGTCAATGACGAGATGAACGGCAAGGCCTGCATGGAAGTTTTCCCGAACTCCACGCTGTACAACGATGATCAGGTTCTAGAAGCGCTGCTGCAAGGCGACGTTCAGATGGCGGCACCATCGCTGTCGAAATTCGAACAGTTCACCAAACAGTTCCGCATTTTCGATCTGCCCTTCATGTTCAAAGACATCAACGCTGTAGACGAGTTCCAGAACTCCGACACCGGTGTGGCGATGAAAGAATCGATGACGCGCCGTGGCCTGCGGGGTCTGGCATTCTGGCACAATGGCATGAAGCAGATGTCGGCAAACAAAGCACTGAACGTGCCGTCGGATGCAAACGGGCTGAAATTCCGCGTTCAAAACTCTGACGTGTTGAAAGCACAGATGGCAGCAATGGGTGCGTCACCGCAGCCGATGGCCTTCTCCGAAGTCTATGGCGCGCTGCAAACCGGCGTTGTTGACGGTCAGGAAAACACCTGGTCCAACATCTATGGCCAGAAGTTCTTTGAGGTGCAGGACGGGACAACTGAAACCAACCACGGTGTTCTGGACTATATGCTCGTGACGTCCACCGACTGGTGGGACAGCCTGGACGCCGATGTGCGCGACCAGCTGGCGACAATCGTTCAAGAAGTGACCGAGACCCGCAACGCGGAATCGTCCAAAGTGAACGCCGAAGCCAAGCAGGCGATCATCGACGCCGGTGGTGTTGTGCGTGAACTGGACGCAGCGCAGCGCGAAGAGTGGGTCTCTGCTATGAAGCCCGTTTGGGAAGAGTTCACAGCGGACGTCGGTCAGGAAAACATCGACGAAGCCCAAGCGATCAACGCCAAGCACTAA
- a CDS encoding sigma-54-dependent transcriptional regulator yields MSRTVLLIDDDASVREALAQTLELADIEVVAAGSFVAAKDRITERFDGIILSDMRMPGRDGFHLLSYAHEQDPDLPVILLTGEGDIPMAVRAMEAGAFDFLEKPCAPAALLTVIERALKTRALVLENRRLLHIVETGDPAARMIFGSSDLSERLRDKVRRVAQANAEVLVTGPSGSGISKVAEVIHLSSQRSKGPFVKRAAAGLSPDDVSDALHAASGGSLFLDEVAQLPAQTQLSLIEALDQVHDVRLIAGSARELQALVTEGQFHADLYYRLEVMTVRIPSLSERPEDIATMFRRYVDQAAEQSGVQPPEVTPQMIAGLMARDWPGNARALMSEAMRFVMGVSDEVTPDATLGLSDQMAQVEQSLLRAALRRAQGQASSAAAALKLPRKTFYDKLARYGIRPEDFRG; encoded by the coding sequence ATGAGCAGAACCGTTCTTTTGATCGATGACGATGCCTCTGTCCGCGAGGCGCTGGCGCAGACGCTTGAGCTTGCGGATATCGAAGTGGTCGCAGCAGGGTCATTCGTCGCCGCCAAGGATCGTATCACAGAACGGTTTGACGGGATCATCCTGTCAGATATGCGCATGCCCGGGCGCGACGGGTTTCACCTGCTGTCCTACGCCCATGAACAGGACCCCGATCTGCCGGTGATCTTGCTGACGGGCGAGGGCGATATCCCTATGGCTGTACGCGCGATGGAGGCGGGGGCCTTTGATTTTCTGGAAAAGCCCTGTGCGCCTGCCGCGCTTTTGACGGTGATTGAACGCGCGCTGAAGACGCGGGCACTGGTGCTGGAAAATCGCCGCTTGCTGCATATCGTGGAAACTGGTGACCCGGCCGCACGGATGATCTTTGGGTCTTCCGATCTGTCGGAACGGCTGCGCGATAAGGTGCGCCGCGTGGCGCAGGCGAATGCCGAAGTGCTGGTCACCGGTCCGTCGGGGTCTGGTATTTCAAAGGTGGCCGAAGTGATCCACCTGTCCTCGCAGCGATCAAAGGGTCCTTTCGTGAAACGCGCCGCCGCGGGGCTGAGCCCGGATGACGTGAGCGATGCGCTGCATGCGGCGTCAGGGGGCAGTCTGTTTCTGGATGAGGTAGCGCAACTGCCCGCGCAGACCCAGCTGAGCCTGATCGAAGCGCTGGATCAGGTCCACGATGTGCGCCTGATCGCAGGCAGTGCGCGCGAGTTGCAAGCCTTGGTGACCGAGGGGCAGTTCCACGCTGACCTCTATTACCGGCTTGAAGTGATGACCGTGCGCATCCCGTCTTTGTCAGAGCGGCCCGAGGATATTGCCACGATGTTTCGCCGCTATGTCGATCAGGCGGCCGAGCAATCCGGCGTCCAGCCACCCGAGGTGACACCGCAGATGATCGCGGGTCTGATGGCGCGGGACTGGCCGGGCAATGCGCGTGCACTGATGTCAGAGGCGATGCGCTTTGTCATGGGCGTGTCGGACGAGGTCACGCCGGATGCGACCCTTGGCCTGTCGGATCAAATGGCACAAGTCGAACAATCGCTGCTACGCGCTGCGTTGCGCCGCGCGCAGGGGCAGGCGAGTTCGGCGGCAGCGGCGCTCAAGCTGCCGCGCAAGACTTTCTATGACAAGCTGGCCCGCTACGGGATTCGGCCAGAGGACTTTCGCGGCTAG
- a CDS encoding ATP-binding protein — MRRRVATFVLFLITVLALSGGVWRYAYLQGLDQLHARGQADLSLVSDRLVGQLQRYRDLAVFLADHPQVAQVLDRRPVVEAQAFLQEVADKTTALDVQVLDRSGDVIVSALGPDGAQVPRADQGFVQRALRGALGWGHGPAAPLTDRAYFHAAPVFAPDGQVRGAVVVSTDLNGIDYDWRGSNPAAFFTDTNGVVQIANRSELLFWARPKGAQRLVPPDGAQLEFAVSEVRTHEIWRMGWGPYLPDAALHLTRALPVVGMTGEVLLDIEGAQRLALSQAAAVAALCLAFGALLFLATERRRALSDANAALERQVAKRTAALNASNTELRREATEREEAQAALRRAQADLVQAGKLSALGQMSAGISHELNQPLMAIRSFAENAVQFLERDRPDRTTENLTRISQMADRMARIIQNLRAFARQESVPQTRVDVTRVVASALELTQTYVRDAGVTLEYGPANAPVWVRGGEVRLGQVFVNLITNAVDAMGGSECKRLTITVDPSDPVHVTFCDTGPGIEMPDKVFDPFYTTKSVGNDTEGTMSGMGLGLSISYGIVQSFGGDIRGSNLDAGGAMFSVTLESADTGEEGQA; from the coding sequence ATGCGCCGCCGCGTCGCCACCTTTGTGCTGTTTCTGATCACCGTGCTGGCGCTGTCCGGCGGGGTCTGGCGCTATGCCTATTTGCAAGGGCTGGACCAGCTGCATGCACGCGGGCAGGCCGATTTGTCGCTGGTCAGTGACCGGCTGGTCGGGCAGCTGCAACGCTATCGTGATTTGGCGGTGTTTCTGGCGGATCACCCGCAGGTGGCGCAAGTGTTGGACCGTCGGCCCGTGGTCGAGGCCCAAGCGTTCCTGCAAGAGGTTGCTGACAAGACCACGGCGCTGGATGTGCAGGTGTTGGACCGGTCAGGCGATGTGATTGTATCCGCGCTTGGGCCAGACGGGGCGCAGGTGCCGCGGGCGGATCAGGGCTTTGTCCAGCGCGCATTGCGTGGCGCGCTTGGCTGGGGGCACGGCCCCGCAGCGCCGTTGACCGACCGGGCCTATTTCCACGCGGCCCCCGTTTTTGCACCGGACGGTCAGGTGCGCGGCGCGGTGGTGGTGTCGACCGATCTGAACGGCATCGATTATGACTGGCGCGGCAGCAATCCGGCGGCGTTTTTTACCGATACCAATGGCGTTGTCCAAATTGCCAACCGATCAGAGCTGCTATTTTGGGCGCGGCCCAAGGGCGCACAAAGGCTGGTACCGCCTGATGGTGCGCAACTAGAGTTCGCCGTGTCAGAGGTCCGCACCCATGAAATCTGGCGCATGGGCTGGGGGCCATATTTGCCCGATGCCGCGCTGCACCTGACGCGTGCATTGCCCGTGGTGGGCATGACGGGCGAAGTCTTACTGGACATCGAGGGCGCGCAGCGGCTGGCCCTGTCACAGGCGGCAGCGGTGGCAGCGCTCTGCCTTGCCTTTGGCGCGCTGCTGTTTCTGGCCACCGAAAGGCGCCGCGCACTGTCGGATGCAAATGCGGCCCTTGAACGTCAGGTTGCCAAACGGACCGCCGCACTAAACGCCAGCAACACCGAATTGCGCCGCGAGGCCACCGAGCGCGAAGAGGCACAAGCCGCGCTGCGCCGTGCGCAGGCGGATCTGGTGCAGGCGGGCAAGCTGTCTGCGCTTGGGCAGATGTCGGCGGGCATCAGTCACGAACTGAACCAGCCGCTGATGGCGATCCGGTCTTTTGCGGAAAACGCGGTGCAGTTCCTTGAGCGTGACCGCCCGGACCGGACGACTGAAAACCTGACCCGTATCTCGCAGATGGCCGACCGTATGGCGCGGATCATTCAGAACCTGCGGGCCTTTGCACGGCAGGAGAGTGTGCCGCAGACCCGTGTGGATGTGACCCGCGTGGTGGCGAGCGCACTCGAGCTGACCCAAACCTATGTACGCGATGCGGGGGTCACGCTTGAATACGGGCCCGCCAATGCGCCTGTTTGGGTGCGTGGCGGCGAGGTGCGGCTGGGGCAGGTGTTTGTGAACCTCATCACCAATGCCGTCGACGCAATGGGCGGCAGCGAGTGCAAACGGCTGACCATCACCGTCGATCCCTCGGATCCCGTGCACGTGACGTTTTGCGACACCGGTCCGGGAATCGAAATGCCGGACAAGGTGTTCGACCCGTTCTATACGACCAAGTCGGTGGGCAACGATACCGAAGGCACCATGAGCGGCATGGGACTGGGGTTGTCGATCAGCTATGGCATCGTGCAAAGCTTTGGCGGGGACATTCGCGGCTCAAATCTTGACGCGGGCGGTGCGATGTTTTCTGTGACGTTGGAAAGCGCAGATACGGGTGAGGAGGGGCAGGCATGA
- a CDS encoding Lrp/AsnC family transcriptional regulator, which yields MDVRIDDVDRKILAQLQRDASQSLDDIAREVGSSKTPVWNRIRKLREAGVIGQHTVVLDAEALGFEACFFVLIRTSSHEADWQAAFLKALKNRPEVQEAHRLAGDIDYILKVRVKNARAYDAFYQALISEVRVHNVTALLSMEEIKSTTMLPL from the coding sequence ATGGATGTTCGGATCGACGACGTAGACCGGAAAATTCTAGCGCAGTTACAGCGTGATGCGAGCCAGTCCCTGGACGATATTGCCCGCGAGGTAGGCAGTTCCAAGACCCCTGTGTGGAACCGGATTCGCAAACTGCGCGAGGCAGGGGTGATCGGGCAGCATACGGTTGTGCTGGATGCAGAGGCGCTTGGCTTCGAGGCGTGTTTCTTTGTGTTGATCCGCACGTCGTCCCACGAGGCCGATTGGCAGGCCGCGTTCCTCAAGGCGTTGAAAAACCGCCCCGAAGTGCAAGAGGCGCACCGGTTGGCGGGGGACATCGACTATATTCTCAAGGTCCGCGTCAAGAACGCGCGCGCCTATGATGCGTTTTATCAGGCGCTGATTTCAGAGGTGCGCGTGCACAACGTCACAGCGCTGCTGTCGATGGAAGAGATCAAATCTACCACCATGCTGCCGCTGTAA